The Maridesulfovibrio salexigens DSM 2638 region TTGTCTCGCAGCGTTTTCTAAAAGCAGCGGGATTCTGATATTTACGTAAAGATCATGCTGGTCCCTCCACCGGTATGTTCAGGCGTAGCCGGGTATACGGTTACGCCTTTTTTATCACCATTTCCACTTAACAAATAAACGCAGTAAAGGTATGAGAACCACCTAGATCACTTAAGGAGTCCAATCAGACCATGCCTTTTTACGAAATTTTCATCATATCCGTGGCACTCGCCATGGATGCCTTTACCATTGCCGTTGCCTGCGGTCTGTGCATGCCCGAAGTCAGCAAACGGCAGAACTTCAGGCTCTCTTTCCATTTCGGCCTGTTTCAGGCCCTGATGCCCCTTTTAGGCTGGCTGGCCGGACTTACCGTCAAATCCATGGTCGAAACGTATGCTCCTTGGATTTCCTTTTTCCTCTTAGCATTCGTGGGCGGAAAAATGATTCAGGAGTCCTTCGAAACAGACGATTCATGCGATACATACAAGGATCCCACCAAGGGACTTTCACTGGTATTCCTGTCGGTTGCCACCAGTCTGGATGCTTTAGCCGTGGGACTTTCATTTTCCATCATGGACTATCCCATTGCATTCCCCTGCGTTATGATCGGGATTACTGCACTGGTGCTGACTTCATTCGGACTCTGGCTGGGTAAATCATTTGCCAAAGCATCAAGCTACAGCCATATTGCCGAAAGGATAGGCGGAGTAGTTCTCATTCTAATCGGATTGAAACTGCTTCTACAGTAACTACCTGACTCTGTTGGCAAGGATATTAATTACTTTCCGCATAACCCTTTTGACAGCGGACCTCCAAGCGTATATCCTCACCTGAACTGTAAGCAACAATCAACCGGCTTCAATTGAGCAAGCCAAAGGATGGATATTTTTACCAAATGCCTTTATTGCAACCCCCTCCCTATAAACCCAAATTCCCTCTCCAATCGGGTCATCTCCAAACAATATTTCCTCGCCTCTTCCGGAAAGTCAGCCTCCCGCCTGTAGTCAAAAGAAGAATCGAAACTCCTGACGGCGACTTTCTTGATATAGACTGGCACCTTGCAAGCAGCTCACGCCTTGCTGTCATTGCCCACGGCCTTGAAGGTAATTCACGCAGACCTTACGTACTCGGCATGGCCCGCGCGCTCGTGCTCGCCGGCTGGGATTGCATCACCTATACTTTTCGCGGCTGCAGCAATGATCCAAACAAAAAGCCCGGAATGTACCATAGCGGCGACACCCGGGATATCCACACCGTACTTGAATACGGACTTAACCATGGTATTTACGATGATGCTGCCCTCATCGGCTTCAGCATGGGCGGCAACCACGTCCTGAAATACCTGGGAGAAGACCCGGACAAAGTTCCCGCTAAAGTAAAAAGAGCCATCGGCATATCTGTGCCCTGTGATCTGGAAGCCTCTGCTGTAAAACTCTGTGAAAAATCCAATTTCATTTACAGCAGTTATTTTTTGCGATCATTAAAGCAGAAAATAAAAGTAAAAAACAAACAATTCCCAGATCTTTACCCTCTCGAAAAACTCTCCTCCATCAAAAATATCGTTGATTTCGACAACGCTTATACCGCGCCCATCAACGGTTTTGCGGATGCTTCCGACTATTACCGCCAATCATCATGCAAACAATTCTTGGACAATATCAGGGTCCCGTCACTTGTTCTTAGTGCAGAAGATGATCCTTTCCTGACCCCGGAATGCTACCCTGTTGAAAATGCGGAAAATAGCCAACACCTGTACCTGCAAATCCCCAAATACGGAGGACACGTCGGTTTTGCCGACCTGCCTATGGAAAAACAGCTCTGGTCAGAAGACAGAACTGTAAGATTCCTGAATACGTGATAAGAAAAATCCCGGAGCGTTTGCTCCGGGATTTTTTATTTTTTATCTGCATAATCAAGCAGGGAAATAAGCATCTTGCGTAATCGCATAAAGTAGCAACTCAAATACAAGGGGGAGGTGCTGAATGCGGCAGTTTCGATATTCCCCGCGATCTTGCTCAATTCATCAAGACCCAGATTTACAAGGCTTCCCTTCAAGGTATGGGCACTCGAAACAACAACTTCAAATTGCCCCTCATCTATTCCTTCATCAAGAGCATCCATG contains the following coding sequences:
- a CDS encoding manganese efflux pump MntP family protein, producing MPFYEIFIISVALAMDAFTIAVACGLCMPEVSKRQNFRLSFHFGLFQALMPLLGWLAGLTVKSMVETYAPWISFFLLAFVGGKMIQESFETDDSCDTYKDPTKGLSLVFLSVATSLDALAVGLSFSIMDYPIAFPCVMIGITALVLTSFGLWLGKSFAKASSYSHIAERIGGVVLILIGLKLLLQ
- a CDS encoding YheT family hydrolase produces the protein MPLLQPPPYKPKFPLQSGHLQTIFPRLFRKVSLPPVVKRRIETPDGDFLDIDWHLASSSRLAVIAHGLEGNSRRPYVLGMARALVLAGWDCITYTFRGCSNDPNKKPGMYHSGDTRDIHTVLEYGLNHGIYDDAALIGFSMGGNHVLKYLGEDPDKVPAKVKRAIGISVPCDLEASAVKLCEKSNFIYSSYFLRSLKQKIKVKNKQFPDLYPLEKLSSIKNIVDFDNAYTAPINGFADASDYYRQSSCKQFLDNIRVPSLVLSAEDDPFLTPECYPVENAENSQHLYLQIPKYGGHVGFADLPMEKQLWSEDRTVRFLNT
- a CDS encoding Hpt domain-containing protein — translated: MDSELIKIVEKHLLDKVGLPSEKLVDFLKETSIHLKGLMDALDEGIDEGQFEVVVSSAHTLKGSLVNLGLDELSKIAGNIETAAFSTSPLYLSCYFMRLRKMLISLLDYADKK